In the Nicotiana tabacum cultivar K326 chromosome 16, ASM71507v2, whole genome shotgun sequence genome, one interval contains:
- the LOC142170386 gene encoding uncharacterized protein LOC142170386, whose protein sequence is MITESSFVQPVVPLFDRHYDHWMMLMENFLPSKEYWGLVEDGIPAATEGMTDAQKKNIDDQRLKDLKPKNFLFQALDRSVLETILKKETAKDIWDSMKQKYQGNTRVKREQLQSLRKEFKILHMKVGEIVNEFFARTLTIANKLKTNGEDKGDAGVVENILRSMTPKFNYVCMSSIVADEQALKIAHGEQSGGRGQGFGRGGREKGRGRFDKATVECYNYHKLGHFQWECPQKEKVTNYAETQGEMLLMAYVDSGDDNNEAT, encoded by the exons ATGATAACAGAGAGTTCCTTTGTCCAACCGGTAGTACCGTTGTTTGATAGGCACTATGATCATTGGATGATGCTTATGGAGAATTTTCTACCATCGAAGGAATATTGGGGCCTTGTGGAGGATGGGATTCCTGCAGCAACAGAAGGTATGACTGATGCACAGAAGAAGAACATTGATGATCAAAGATTGAAAGACTTGAAACCAAAAAACTTTCTGTTTCAAGCATTAGATCGTTCAGTGTTAGAAACAATTCTGAAAAAGGAGACTGCAAAGGATATATGGGATTCTATGAAGCAAAAATATCAGGGTAATACACGAGTTAAGAGAGAACAATTACAATCTCTTCGCAAAGAGTTTAAAATTCTGCACATGAAGGTAGGAGAAATCGTGAATGAATTTTTTGCTCGAACTCTCACCATTGCTAACAAGTTAAAAACAAATGGTGAAGACAAAGGAGATGCAGGGGTCGTGGAAAATATCTTGAGATCCATGACTCCCAAGTTCAATTATGTT TGCATGAGCTCTATAGTTGCGGATGAACAAGCCTTAAAGATTGCTCATGGAGAACAATCTGGTGGAAGGGGTCAAGGCTTTGGAAGGGGAGGTCGTGAAAAGGGAAGAGGAAGATTTGACAAAGCTACAGTGGAGTGTTACAACTATCACAAGCTAGGACATTTTCAATGGGAGTGTCCACAAAAGGAAAAAGTGACCAATTATGCAGAAACCCAAGGAGAGATGTTGTTGATGGCGTATGTTGATTCAGGTGATGATAACAATGAAGCCACATAG